One window of Quercus robur chromosome 5, dhQueRobu3.1, whole genome shotgun sequence genomic DNA carries:
- the LOC126726079 gene encoding cysteine proteinase inhibitor 5-like encodes MKIEIQCFYFLTLLILPIYAATALGGKSGGGGGVLVGGWQPIKNVTEPHVTEIGEFAVEEYNKESKSQLTFLSVVKGETQVVAGTNYRLIVATKDGGLTKNYQAVVWEKTWEHFRNLTSFTPVND; translated from the coding sequence ATGAAGATCGAGATCCAGTGCTTTTACTTCCTTACCCTTCTCATCCTTCCGATTTACGCTGCCACAGCCCTGGGTGGCAAaagtggcggtggtggtggggTTCTCGTGGGTGGGTGGCAGCCGATAAAGAACGTAACAGAGCCGCATGTGACGGAGATCGGAGAGTTCGCGGTGGAGGAGTACAATAAGGAGTCCAAGTCTCAGTTGACGTTCTTGAGCGTGGTGAAAGGCGAGACCCAGGTGGTGGCTGGAACCAATTATCGGCTCATCGTGGCGACTAAGGATGGTGGCCTCACCAAAAACTACCAAGCTGTTGTGTGGGAGAAGACTTGGGAGCATTTTAGGAACCTTACTTCGTTTACGCCTGTTAATGATTGA
- the LOC126728241 gene encoding uncharacterized protein LOC126728241, with product MLTAPDPGKELFMYLSVSDHAVSAVLLRNRGIQQPVYYISKTLVDAETRYLPLEKLVIALVHATRKLPQYFQTHTIYVLTEYPLQLLLKRSYFTRQIAKWGTRLEAFDVRYKPRSSVKGQVLADFVVEFSPKGEMVCQLEHRPWKVHVDGASNANGSRARIVIITSEGILLEHSFRLGFNASNNEAEYEALLAGLRAVSRLEARDVEVYSDSRLIVNQVIQVARAQNRHVDSLATLASSIAKDIPRLIRVELVPEPSIKVAEGEGVARIEVTTVATLGLSWMDPIIDFLADDRIPDDEKEANKVRRVATRYWLSRDWKLYHRSFRGPYLLCLHPEKVGQLLVELHEGVCSSHVEGAVVGTPSNDSGILVAPNAEGCRGISVDYFTEWAEAEALANIRDVDVKKFIWKNIITKFGVPDSLISDNRLQFDSRAFREFCNNLSIRNRYSTPVYPQGNGQAKAVNKVIVNGLKRRLEGVKGNWAEELPNVLWAYRTTPRRSIGETPFSLTYGAEAVIPAEVNLCSVRVSGFNASQNDG from the exons ATGTTGACTGCACCAGATCCCGGAAAGGAGctgtttatgtacctctcgGTATCCGACCATGCCGTAAGTGCCGTGCTTTTGAGAAATCGGGGAATACAACAACCCGTGTATTATATTAGCAAGACCCTAGTCGACGCCGAGACCAGGTATTTGCCTTTAGAGAAATTGGTGATAGCCCTAGTGCATGCTACCAGGAAATTGCCTCAGTACTTTCAGACTCATACCATATATGTGTTGACCGAATACCCCCTACAGTTATTATTGAAAAGATCTTATTTCACGAGGCAaatagctaaatggggaacACGGCTCGAGGCATTTGATGTAAGGTATAAGCCGAGAAGTTCAGTAAAGGGGCAGGTATTAGCCGATTTTGTGGTGGAATTCTCTCCTAAAGGGGAAATGGTTTGTCAATTGGAACATCGCCCATGGAAGGTGCATGTGGACGGGGCTTCCAATGCCAACGGGTCCAGAGCCAGGATAGTCATAATTACCTCGGAAGGTATTCTCTTAGAACATTCATTTAGATTGGGGTTTAACGCCTCTAACAACGAGGCGGAGTATGAAGCTTTGCTTGCTGGATTGAGGGCAGTCTCAAGGTTAGAAGCCCGGGATGTAGAGGTTTATTCGGATTCACGGCTCATAGTCAACCAG GTAATTCAAGTGGCCCGAGCACAAAACAGACATGTCGACTCTCTCGCCACCCTGGCATCTTCAATTGCCAAGGATATTCCTCGACTAATCAGAGTGGAACTCGTCCCCGAGCCAAGCATTAAGGTGGCAGAAGGTGAAGGGGTTGCGAGGATCGAAGTCACAACAGTCGCAACACTTGGACTGAGCTGGATGGATCCAATCATTGATTTCTTAGCTGACGACCGAATCCCGGACGACGAGAAGGAAGCCAACAAGGTCCGTAGGGTAGCTACCCGATATTGGTTGTCTAGAGACTGGAAGCTCTATCATAGGTCATTCAGGGGACCGTATCTTTTGTGCTTACACCCAGAGAAAGTAGGCCAACTCCTGGTCGAACTGCATGAAGGGGTATGCAGCAGTCATGTAGAGGGGGCGGTCGTTGGCACACCGAGCAATGACTCAGGGATTCTGGTGGCCCCaaatgcagaaggatgccgcgGAATAT CCGTTGATTACTTCACCGAATGGGCAGAGGCAGAGGCtctggccaatatccgggacgTAGATGTGAAGAAATTTATATGGAAGAATATAATCACCAAGTTCGGGGTTCCAGACTCCCTTATATCGGATAACAGGCTGCAGTTTGACAGCCGAGCTTTCCGCGAATTTTGCAACAACCTCAGTATCAGGAACAGGTATTCTACTCCAGTGTATCCCCAGGGCAACGGCCAGGCtaaggccgtgaacaaggtaaTCGTGAACGGCCTGAAGAGAAGGTTGGAAGGAGTGAAGGGCAACTGGGCCGAGGAACTACCAAATGTTTTGTGGGCATACCGAACAACTCCTCGGAGGTCCATAGGTGAGACCCCATTCTCTCTCACGTACGGGGCTGAAGCCGTGATACCAGCCGAGGTCAATTTATGTAGTGTGCGAGTCTCAGGATTCAATGCGTCCCAAAATGACGGTTAG
- the LOC126726082 gene encoding peroxidase 19, whose protein sequence is MPVPSSSSSSSSMLVFTCLLIIFLLTLHSSNCLAKPTNTTRQFSVDYYTKSCPQLEQLIGSITSRQFKESPVSGPATIRLFFHDCFVEGCDGSILISSKPGSKMLAERNAQDNKDLRVEGFETISKAKALVESKCPGVVSCADILAIAARDFVHLAGGPYYQVKKGRWDGRISMASRVASNIPRSNSTIDELLKLFSSKGLTPNDLVVLSGAHTIGFAHCQNFVSRLYDYRGTKKPDPAIDPRLLKALKMSCPRYGGNNDIVAPFDVTTPFVFDHAYYSNLVAKLGLLATDQALFLDPRTKPLVQALAQDKQKFFQSFVVAMDKMGSIGVKRGGKQGENRKDCSMHMS, encoded by the exons ATGCCTGTcccttcttcttcatcttcttcttcttccatgcTTGTTTTCACTTGTTTGCTCATCATTTTCTTGCTTACCCTTCATTCCTCAAATTGTCTAGCCAAACCAACCAATACCACTCGCCAATTCTCAGTTGACTACTACACCAAATCATGCCCTCAACTCGAGCAACTCATTGGGTCCATCACCAGCCGACAGTTCAAAGAATCACCAGTCTCCGGGCCTGCCACCATTCGCCTTTTCTTCCACGACTGCTTTGTAGAA GGATGTGATGGATCAATATTGATATCATCGAAGCCGGGAAGCAAAATGTTGGCAGAAAGGAATGCTCAGGATAACAAGGACTTAAGAGTGGAGGGGTTTGAGACCATAAGTAAGGCCAAAGCTTTGGTGGAGAGCAAGTGCCCCGGTGTTGTGTCATGTGCAGACATTCTAGCAATTGCAGCCAGAGACTTTGTACATTTG GCAGGGGGTCCTtattaccaagtgaagaaaggAAGGTGGGATGGAAGAATATCAATGGCATCAAGAGTAGCATCCAATATCCCACGCTCAAATTCCACCATTGATGAGTTACTGAAACTCTTCAGCTCAAAAGGGCTAACACCAAATGACCTAGTAGTCCTCTCGGGTGCACATACAATTGGCTTTGCTCACTGTCAGAATTTTGTAAGCAGGCTCTATGACTATCGTGGCACTAAGAAGCCTGACCCAGCCATTGATCCAAGGCTCCTAAAGGCACTGAAAATGTCATGCCCACGTTATGGTGGCAATAATGACATTGTTGCACCATTTGATGTTACCACCCCATTCGTGTTTGACCATGCTTACTATAGCAATTTAGTTGCTAAACTAGGCTTACTAGCCACAGACCAAGCTTTATTTTTGGACCCAAGGACCAAACCACTTGTTCAAGCTTTGGCACAGGATAAGCAAAagttttttcaatcttttgtagtAGCTATGGACAAAATGGGTTCAATAGGTGTAAAGAGGGGAGGAAAACAAGGAGAGAATAGAAAAGATTGTAGTATGCATAtgtcctga
- the LOC126726080 gene encoding uncharacterized protein LOC126726080, which produces MYSLSGFPSFATIRTKPTTLAKRNRSTKKPQLIRAMRAVVQRVASASVEVEGRIVSEIGPGLLVLVGLHESDSDSDADYICRKVLNMRLFPNESTGKGWDHNVMQKNYEVLLVSQFTLYGILKGNKPDFHVAMPPQTAKPFYASLVERFQKSYKPDAIKDGVFGAMMQVNLINDGPVTMQLDSHSPKNTNDAVEES; this is translated from the exons atgtaTAGCCTCTCAGGCTTTCCTTCCTTTGCAACCATACGCACCAAGCCCACAACGTTGGCTAAGAGAAACAGGAGTACCAAGAAACCACAACTAATCAGAGCAATGAGAGCCGTTGTTCAGCGAGTCGCCTCCGCAAGCGTCGAg GTGGAGGGGCGCATCGTATCAGAAATTGGACCGGGCCTGCTCGTTCTCGTCGGACTCCACGAGTCCGACTCCGACTCCGATGCCGATTACAT TTGTCGTAAAGTCTTGAATATGAGGTTGTTCCCTAATGAAAGTACAGGCAAAGGCTGGGACCATAAT GTAATGCAGAAAAATTACGAAGTTCTGCTAG TGAGTCAGTTTACATTGTATGGAATCTTGAAGGGTAACAAGCCAGACTTCCACGTGGCAATGCCGCCTCAGACGGCGAAGCCCTTTTATGCTTCTTTAGTTGAGAGATTCCAGAAATCCTATAAACCGGATGCAATAAAAG ATGGTGTATTTGGGGCAATGATGCAG GTCAATTTGATTAATGATGGACCAGTCACGATGCAGCTCGACTCACATTCCCCAAA GAATACAAATGATGCAGTAGAAGAATCATAA